One genomic region from Amaranthus tricolor cultivar Red isolate AtriRed21 chromosome 12, ASM2621246v1, whole genome shotgun sequence encodes:
- the LOC130828100 gene encoding uncharacterized protein LOC130828100 codes for MGRGGGTGSKNSVKRPACMKSIESEDSDEDYVAEADEIDDQSDEMDSLVADASEEESCFDADKEEGEEEEEEAEDEDQEGDEGGWRTVVKPSVRKTKRSSRVKNGSAMPRKNGVRRPNKRRRVRSDDDDDTDDDDDEEFTPDEEFLEEEEDDDDDDDDDDDDDDDEEFSLPKTKKKIKNRGRKPLKRKTNVKSHGKSAKPAKKPRAKKRRKSSSLWRVGSDDDEDFVGKGPILRNRSKKKPAHRKKKVTPGSDSDFCSDSSDYEFTISEEEREQVREANQICGSLATNLRSSKKIQEDEASFVTERTPVRNVRKGKEKAEEKKNDVGKAVCGICFTEERKNTVRGTLNCCSHYFCFACIFEWSKVETRCPLCKQRFISISKPARCVRGLDLRDTVIPVPERDQVYQPSEEELRDLVNPYENVICTECHQGGDDALMLLCDICDSPAHTYCVGLGREVPDGNWYCDGCRPAAVASTHHQAQDLTPDRRTSTGGSDGASTYENMAEIDLNVTIPETPLSQGNGFISSSRFPSGSFQIPSPGSGIGVSTVSGRRMIHRQIRHILSNRLSQMSSGADLSALGNLLARGVDATQPSRSTDVGPSQHAHYVDRLEENPSHSVQNRDYFPERMGLMGQVGQASTSANGLFHSQVHWSGLNRLDGLNQISASAPLHPWSGRSGVGPEIDAAPSQNRYEGQAIFVKQQVHSMVRSQLKSLSRDMNLGHDYYVEISRRSAYTIMAAYGLEPVGPDAYEVRPPICLHLENRLANVEISPMNGCCLACFEDFVKDVVKKVMNLIVQPHWFGFRQ; via the exons ATGGGGAGGGGAGGAGGGACTGGCTCAAAGAACAGTGTTAAGCGACCTGCCTGTATGAAGAGTATTGAATCTGAGGATTCAGATGAGGACTATGTGGCTGAAGCGGATGAAATAGATGATCAATCTGATGAAATGGACTCTTTGGTCGCAGATGCTTCAGAAGAAGAAAGTTGCTTTGATGCTGACAAGGAGGAAGGggaggaagaggaggaggagGCAGAGGACGAAGATCAAGAGGGGGATGAGGGAGGATGGAGGACAGTGGTAAAGCCATCGGTTAGGAAGACCAAGAGATCTTCTAGGGTTAAAAATGGATCTGCAATGCCTCGGAAAAATGGTGTAAGAAGGCCAAACAAGAGAAGGAGAGTTAggtctgatgatgatgatgacaccgatgatgatgatgatgaggagtTTACACCAGACGAGGAATTCTtggaagaggaagaggatgatgatgatgatgatgatgacgacgacgacgacgatgatgatgaggAGTTTTCCTTGCCAAAGACAAAAAAGAAGATTAAGAATAGAGGGAGGAAACCATTGAAGAGAAAAACTAATGTAAAAAGCCATGGAAAAAGTGCAAAGCCTGCAAAGAAACCTCGTGCAAAAAAGCGCAGAAAGTCAAGCAGCTTGTGGAGGGTCGGCTCTGATGATGACGAGGACTTTGTTGGGAAGGGGCCAATTCTGAGAAACCGGAGTAAGAAGAAGCCGGCACATCGAAAGAAAAAAGTCACCCCTGGGTCAGATTCTGATTTTTGTTCTGACTCATCTGACTATGAGTTCACTATATCCGAGGAAGAACGTGAACAAGTCAGAGAAGCTAATCAGATTTGCGGAAGTCTGGCCACAAACTTGAGGAGTTCAAAGAAAATCCAAGAAGATGAGGCTTCTTTTGTCACGGAAAGAACTCCTGTCAGGAATGTCAGGAAGGGAAAAGAGAAGGCAGAGGAGAAAAAGAATGATGTGGGCAAGGCTGTTTGTGGTATTTGTTTCACAGAAGAAAGAAAGAATACAGTTCGTGGGACACTGAACTGCTGTAGCCATTATTTCTGCTTTGCTTGCATTTTTGAGTGGTCGAAAGTGGAAACTCGTTGCCCTCTGTGCAAACAAAGGTTTATCTCAATCAGTAAGCCTGCCAGATGTGTTAGAGGATTGGATCTAAGGGACACGGTGATACCAGTTCCAGAGCGCGATCAG GTTTATCAACCTTCAGAAGAGGAACTTCGAGACTTGGTCAATCCGTATGAAAATGTTATCTGTACTGAGTGCCATCAGGGTGGAGATGATGCCCTCATGTTACTCTGTGATATCTGTGATTCACCAGCACACACATACTGTGTTGGTCTTGGACGGGAAGTGCCTGATGGTAATTGGTATTGTGATGGTTGCAGACCAGCTGCCGTTGCGTCCACACATCATCAAGCTCAGGACCTCACTCCTGATCGAAGGACAAGTACTGGTGGCTCTGATGGGGCATCCACATATGAGAACATGGCAGAAATAGACCTTAACGTGACAATTCCCGAAACTCCACTTAGTCAAGGCAATGGATTTATTTCTTCTTCGAGATTCCCTAGCGGAAGCTTTCAGATACCTTCCCCTGGTTCTGGAATTGGAGTATCTACTGTATCTGGAAGACGGATGATACATCGTCAAATCCGGCATATTCTTTCTAATAGATTGAGTCAAATGTCTTCTGGAGCTGATTTAAGTGCTCTGGGAAATTTACTTGCCCGTGGAGTTGATGCAACACAACCAAGTAGATCAACTGACGTAGGGCCTTCTCAACATGCTCATTATGTAGATAGATTGGAGGAAAATCCTTCTCATAGTGTACAAAATAGGGATTATTTTCCTGAAAGGATGGGCCTGATGGGACAGGTAGGTCAGGCATCAACCTCTGCAAATGGCTTATTTCATAGCCAAGTACATTGGAGTGGATTAAATAGGTTGGATGGTCTGAATCAGATATCAGCTAGTGCACCACTTCATCCGTGGAGTGGTAGATCAGGGGTTGGGCCAGAAATTGATGCAGCTCCCTCACAAAATAGGTATGAGGGGCAGGCAATTTTTGTGAAACAGCAAGTACATTCAATGGTGAGGAGCCAACTGAAGAGCTTGTCACGAGACATGAACTTAG GTCATGATTATTATGTAGAAATTTCAAGAAGATCTGCATACACCATTATGGCTGCATATGGGCTGGAGCCTGTAGGGCCTGATGCATATGAAGTACGGCCTCCAATTTGTCTGCATCTCGAAAATAGGTTGGCCAATGTCGAGATCAGTCCTATGAATGGTTGTTGCTTAGCTTGTTTTGAGGATTTTGTGAAAGATGTTGTGAAGAAGGTGATGAACTTGATAGTGCAACCACATTGGTTCGGTTTTAGACAATAA